Genomic window (Streptomyces sp. TG1A-60):
CCGGGAGGCCGTCCCGGGCCTGGCTTGGACGGTTTCGGTGCGGCCGCCGGACGGGCTGCTGTCGCGCGGACGTTGCGAAACCCCCGGCGGACCCGGGCGGGGGGTGAGGCGGCGCGGTACGGCGGGCCGTTCCCAGGGGCGCCGGAGGTCCTCGGCCAGGGGCCGGGCGAGACGGAGCTGGGTGTGGGCGGCGATGATCAGCCAGGTCCACAGGTCGGCCGTGTCGGGATTCCTGATCTTCGGGGCGGTCCAGCCCAGGGTCTGCTTCATCAGCCGGAAGGTGTGCTCCAGGTCGAAGCGGCGGAGGAAGGACTGCCACCAGCGGTCCACGTCCGCCGGTGCGGCGGCGGTGGCCGAGCACCACAGCCAGACCGGTTTCGGGTCGCGGTCGCCGGGCAGGCGCCGGACCTTCAGGCGGATCAACGTGCCGTGAAGGATGGGGAGTTCTTCCTTGGCATGGTTCAGCCAGGGCCCGCGGTGGGTGAGCCGGGGGTGCATCCGGTCCCAGGCCGTCGCGGTGGCCGTGCCGTAGCGGATGGTGTCCGTGGCGGTCGTGACGTCGGGCTCGTGCCAGCTGTCGGGCTTCTTGAACGTGAGGACGCCGCCATGCCGGCGGGGGCGCCCGCCCCGGGGACCCGACCGGGCGGGGCCGGGATCGCGGAGCATGACCCGGTCCGAGCGCAGGCGCCCGACCAGCACGACGGGCAGGCCGGCGAGAGCATGGGTCAGGTAGGCGACGTCATAGCCGGAGTCCATCACGATCAGGATGTCCGGGTCGCCCGGTCTCCAGTGGCCTGCGCTCGTCAATCGCTCGACGACGTCGCGGAGTTGGGCGGCAGTGAGGGTGGTCGCGTCGTCGGCCGGGCCCAGACGGACCGCGTCCAGGACAGAGCCAGCGCGCGGCGCAATCGTGTCGGTTCCAGCCAGCCGCGGTCCAGGGCCGCGTACAAGGCGCCGTGTCCGCGCCGGTGCTCGACCGCCAAGGAGAGCTCGACCAGGGTTTTCACCGGCCCGTCCGCGCACAGCATCGCGTCGGTGAGCTCGAAGAGAGCGTCCGCGCGGCTGTACAGGCAGTCGTAGAACTCGACACGAAAGTGGGATAGGACGCCCAGTGCGGCGTCGGCGGGACCTGCAGGAGCAAGACTCTTCACCAGCGGCCGTTCCTTCACGCGACGTTGCTCGACACCTCGAAGCGTGAAGAACGGCCGTCCTGCTCTCCCTCGAAGAACACGAGATCAGCGGGTCGAGTGAACCGGCGAGGTTAAACGCCAAGCTCAGGGACGGTACCGGGGAGCCGTACAGGTTGTTCCCGGATTGCGCGAATCCGATGCAGTCCTCACAACACAAGTCACCAACTCACGCGCTCGCTCGCCCTCTGAAGGGTTCAGTCACAACCGGGCTCGCAGACTGTTCGGTGTGCGGCTACTACAGGTCGAACTCAAGGTGTTCGATGTCCGTGAAGCGGACATGCTCCAGCTGACCGGCGCGGCGTCCGCCGTCCTGGAAGTACACCTCCTTGAGCCCTTCCGCGGCGATCTGCCGCAGACGTTGCTCGGTGGCGCCGTGTTCCTGGGCCTCGAAGAGACGGGCGGCGTACTGCGGCGGCAACGCCACGGTCAGGTGCCGGATGCGGTCCTCGTCAGTCGAGCCGACCGGTGCGGTGTAGCCGATCCGGGCCCGCGTGTCGACGACGATGCCGCCGGTCGTCGCCGCCCTCTGTCGGGCCTTGGCCCGGATCTGCGGCTGCCACCGCCTCTTCACCTCGTGTTCCAGGCGCACGGCGAGGGCCGGGCGGGGCTTTTTGATCTGGTCCTTCACGTACCGTTCGACGGTGCGCTGGGAGATGCGCAGCATCTGGGCGACCGGCTTGGTGCCCTTGAGCTGCTTGACCAGGTACCGCATCTGCGCGGGCGCGCTCTTTGGCGCCGGGCGGGTGAACGCCTTCTGTACCGCGGCGTCCAGGCCGTCTCCGAACAGGCTCATCGTCGCCCTTTCCTACTCTCCGTTGTCGGCGTCGGTGACGGTGCCGTCCTTGATGTACCGGGCGAGGTTGAGTTCGGGTGCGTGGAACCGCTCGCGGACCTCTTCCCCCACAGGACGGTCTGGGTGCCCTCATGCTTGACCAGGCCCGGGTTGATACCGAGCTTGAAGCCGCCGGGCAGCGGCTTGCCATCCCGGTAGGGCAGGAAGTCCAGCGGGCTGGTGCCGGCGGCCGTGTAGACGACGCAGTCGGACAGGATCGCCACCGGGTACTGCCCGGTGAACGCCGCGTGCTTGACGATCTTGCGGTGGAGGTTGATCCGCGTGCGGGAGATGACCGCCGCGCGGATGTCCGGCCGCCACGTCGGGCGGGACAGCGCCCGCCAGGGCTCGCCCGGCCGCCAGCCCTCACCGCGGGGGCGCTCGCGTAGTTTGCCCAGGCCACCCTTGACCGTGGCCTTGATCGCGGAGACGACGATCGCCAGCTCGGGGTCGCGCTCCTTGTAGCCGTCCATCGCCGCCAGGAAGTTGGCCGGCGCCATGTCCGCGTGCACACCGAGGTCGGCCATCGTGGCGAGGAAGGCGTCACGCAGCCGCTGGTACCAGCCGTCCAGATAGCGGCCGTTGTCGTAGCGTACCCACGCCTCGATCGGCGTGACGTCGTAGCCGAGCTCCACCGCGTACGCCACGGTGGGCGTTGCGTACCAGGCCGGGCCCTCGGGGCGCTCGCCCTTCGGCGTGAACGGGCTGGGCAGCAGACTCGCGTCCAGGTCAGCCCACTTGTCCTTGGCGACCTTCACCCTCGACAGGTCGACATGTGACAGGTCGACCAGCCACGAGCCGGGCAGCTTCGCATCGAACACCGGCGCCTTGACGTGCGTGGGCGCACCGAGGCCGACGACCAGGCCGTTCGCTCCGGCGGCGAAGGCCATGTTCACGTCGATGCCGACCAGGTGCCGCAGGGTGCATTCGGCGTCCGTCATCGGACGCGCCCAGTCGTATGCCTCCTCGAACAGCTTCTCCGCCGGGCCGCGGACGTGGAAGCGGGGCAGATTCGCCAGGAGCGGGTGCCCGTCGGGGGCCTCGCACGGGGCGCAGTCCACCGGGTCCTTGCCCAGCGAGCCGGGGTTGTGCTCCGAGTGCCGCTTGCCGTCGGCGTGGGGCTCGGAGGCGCGGGTCGGCGGGTGCATCGCGGTCATCAGCTCCAGGCCGGTGACTGCGGTGGAGCCGCGCGGCGTCATCACCCGCGACGCGTACACACCCAGCACGCGGGCGAGTTCCGCCGACGGCAGTTGCCCGGCCTCGCCCCAGTGACGGGAGTCGAGCGCGTGCCAGGACGGGATGCACAGCTGGACGCAGTTGCGTTCTGAGCCCTTGGCCGGGCGGTAGATCCGCGCCCACGGCCCGAACCCGCGCTTCGTGAGCTTCCAGTCGGCGCGGGCCAACTGCTTGATGACCTTGTGGCCCTCGGGGATCCGCCCGGCGAGCTTCTCCTCATCCGTGAGGGCGACCGGCAGGCCGTAGCACTCCAGTGCAGCCTCGGTGAGCACGAGCAGTGGGTCGGCGGGCTTGCCCGGGCCGGACAGCTTCGGCTGCCCGAGCTTGGCCTCCTTGAGTGTCCAGTCGACCAGGGCCGGGATGCTCTTGGCGGGCACGTCCAGGACCAGGCCGCCGGTGCAATACGCCAGCACCTGACCGTCTTCGACGTCGACGACGGCGAGTGGACCGTTCTCGAACCGCCGGTCGACGCCGCCCGCCGAGGCGTTGGCGGGGGCGACCTTCTTCGCGGCCGGGCGGTGCGACGTCGACGACGGCCTAGCGGTGCGCGCCGGACGCGACATGGGAGTGGATACGGTCTCGGTGATGGGGCGGGTCTGGGTGTTCTGTTCGGTCGTCATATCCGCAGCCTCAGGCGTTGTGCCTGTGGATACGGTCCCGGCTTCGGGAGCCGGGGCAGGCATGCCGGCGCACGTCTCAGGAACGGCCGTGTCCTTCACGGGTGCTGCGGCATTGGGGGCGGCGGGGTAGATCTCCGCGAGCTTGCTGAGCAGGCGCGCGTACGCATCACGCTCGGGGGGCCTGGGCTCCGTCTTGCCGGACTCCCAGGCGCTGACAGTCGCCCGACGTACCTGCAGAGCCTCCGCCACCTCGTCCAGCGTGAAGCCATGGGCCTGACGCAGCCGCTTGCGCTCCGTCGGCGGCGGCAGCGGAGACCGGGACGCGATCAGCGCGTCGACCCGGTCGAACAACTCGGACATGGCCACCTCCTGTTCCTCAACTATAGCGTGAAGCGTACGGATCGCGTACGCATCGAGCACAAGTAGCGTACGTATCACGTACGCAGGCTCTTCAGGGTCACGGGGCGGCGGCCCTGGTCGACACCGCCCAGCGCGCTTGTCCCGTGCTGCCGGACCTTGAGCGTGTGCCAACGAAGCTTGAGTGGTCGCTCCCACCCTCCAAAGCACTGCTGGCGGTACTCCTGTGGGCTCAGCCCGTACGCGCTGCGGAAGGCCCGGCTGAAGCTCGCCTGGTCGGTGAACCCCCTGCGGGCCGCTATCGCCCGGATCGGTTGACGTCCGCGCAGCGGGTCTGCGAGGTCGCGGCGACAGTGTTCCAGCCGACGTTCTCGGATCCAGGCCGAGACTGTGGCTCCCTCCGCTTCGAAGAGCCGGTGGAGCGACCGGACGGACATGCTGTGCGCAGCTGCGATGATCGCGGGCGATAGTTTTGGATCGGCAAGGTGGCGGAGCATGAAGTCCCGCACGCGCAGCAGCATCGTTTCTCCCGTACAGGACGGTGCGGTCTCCGGGCCGGATTCGAGTTCGTGCGCCAGTACGGCATCCACGAGATCCACCACGATCCCGGACAGGCGGCCTGTGTCGGCCGGGGTAAGGGCCGCGGCCTGCCGCAGAGCCTGCCGCACGGTGGTGGCCAGCAGCGCGCCCATTCCGCTGCGCCCGGGCAGCCGACGGGCAGTGAGGCTCCGCCAAGCTCGTTTCCGCAGTTCAGTGGGGCTGGTGTGATGCGTCGGTGAGGTCCTCACGCTGGCAGGTGGGGTGATCGTTAGCACGAGATCGTCTGGCGCAGGTGTTCTCGTGGGTTCTGGAGTGAGGTTCGGGGGTCGCCGCGTAGGTTCTGCGCTGGGAGGGATGTTCATGACGGACGTGCTGGCGTGGACGATCGAGCGGCGGCTTGAGCTGGCGAAACGTGCCGAGCTGCTGCGCAAGGAGCTGGGTGAACTCGAAACGGAGGTCGCCCGGTTGGAGGCCGCCGAGGTGGTGTTCGGGCAGTGGGCCGAGGCCACTGATGGTGGACGGCGACCGCCGGGCATCGTGTCGCCGGAGCCGGAGCCGGAGCCGGAGCCGGAGCCGGAGCCGGAGCCGGAGCCGGCCGTTGTGACGGTGGGTCCGGGTGCGGGCGGGATGCGAGTGGTGCCGGACCGCGTCGAGGGGATGGGACTGGAGGTCCTGACCTCAGAATATCGACGGATCATGGAGATCGTGGCCGGGGCGGACGGTCCGGTGATGGCCAAGAACGTCGCCCTCGGGCTGGGCCGGGAGGCGAGTCCGGCGAAGATCGAGCCGGTCCGGGGCCAGCTGCGCAAACTTGTGAGGGAAGCCGGCCTCGGCGCCCTGGCCGACCTCGGCTTCGTCGGCCTCGACGACAAGCCCGAAGACGACCCGGTGATCATCACCGGCCGCAAGGCCACCCGCAACCACAAGCTGACCGTCGCCGAGAGGGAAGCGAACCGCCTGGTCAGCCGCGAACGCGCCGCCAACGAACATGGCTTCGCGAACCTCAAGTCATGGCGGATCCTGACCAAACTCCGCACGGACACCCGGCAGGCGACCACGCTCCTGCGGGCCCTGCTCGTTCTGGCGAACAGCGAAGTACAGCGCTGACGGAGCGGGCGGATGATCTCGCCCCGACGATCACGCCACCTGCCAGCGTGAGGACCTCACCAACGCATCACACCAGCCCCACTGAACTGCGGAAACGAGCTTGGCGGAGCCTCAGTGAGGACGCGGCCATGGAGCGGTTCCTGGAGTTCCAGGAGACGTGGGGGAAGAAGTACCCGGCGATCGTGAAGCTGTGGTCGGACGCCTGGGCCGAGTTCGTGCCCTTCCTCTCCTTCGACGTCGAGATCCGCAAGGTGATCTGCTCGACGAACGCGATCGAGAGTGTCAACGCCCGCATCCGCAAGGCCGTCCGGGCCCGCGGCCACTTCCCTAACCCTGGATATTCAGCGGAATTGGGTGACCTGACGCCCCGATAGCAGAATGGTGCCGCTGACCTGCGAGGATGCGAGTGTCTACGTCGTATCCGCTGCAAGAATCAGGGCACCAATCTGGTGAGCAAGAGTACAGGGTGGGACCGTCGGCTGTCCGTGGTGGCTGACGGGAAGAGACTGATCGGGCATGCCGGTGCGGTGCTGCTGCGCCGGTGCGCGGACCGCACAGGGCTCACCGGGGCGCTGGCGAAGGAGTTACCGTCCAGCACAGCGGCCATCTGGCGGGAACGGGCGGGCGTCCTGGTGCACCTGGCCGTCGCGATCGCGCTCGGGGCGGCGAACCTGTCGGAGGCCGAACAACTCCAGCTTCATCACCGGCCGTTGTTCGGGCCGTCGGCCTCGGACTCCACCGCTCGCCGCACCCTGGCCGCGCTCGACGAGACAGTCCTGGCGAAGATTGCGAAGGCACGAGCCCGGGTGCGCCGGCATGTGTGGAGTCTGCTGCGTCTGCGGCCGGGCGGCTTCCCCTGGCTGACGGTGGCGGGCAAACGGCTGACCGGCTGGATCGTCATCGACATCGACGCCACCATCATCACGTCCGCGTCCAAGAAGGCGGGGGCAGCAGTCACCTTCAAAAAGACGTTTGGGTTTCATCCGCTGGCCGCGTGGTGCGCGAACACCACCGAATCGCTGGCGATGCTCCTGCGTCCGGGGAATGCCGGAGCAAACACGGTAGCCGACCACATCCGCGTGCTCACCGACGCCCTCGCCCAGATCCCCGGCTCCTCAGCAGCGAAGATCCTCATCCGGCTGGACGGGGCCGGGGCCACCCACGGGCTGCTGGAACACCTCGAAGCGTTGAACACCACGCGGCGTACGGTCCGCTACACGGTCGGCTGGACGATCACCGAAGACGACGAGAAGGCCATCGCAAAGCTGCCCAAAAGCGCCTGGGAGACCTCCCTGCACCAGGACGGCAGCCTCCAAGAGGGCTACTTCGTCGCCGAGTTGACCGGGCTGAACACCCGTGAGGGCTGGCCGGAGGGCATGCGGCTGATCGTGCGCCGCGTCAGGCCCACCCGCCGGCACCTGAAGAAACTGACCGCCTTCGAGAAGAAGACCGGCTGGCGGTACTGCATCACCGCCACCAATATCCGGCACATGTGGGGCATCGCCGGCTCGGGCCACAGCCAGTTCCTGGACGTCCTGCACCGCTCGCACGCCAAAGTCGAGGACCGGGTCCGCACCAACAAGGCGACGGGACTGGACAATCTGCCGTCCGCCTCCTGGGAAGTGAACCGCGGCTGGATGCTCGCCGCGAACCTCGCCGCCGATCTCGACGCCTGGGTTCGGCTGCTGGCCCTGCACGACATCGAGGGCCTGGCCGACGCCGAGCCCAAGACCATGCGCTTCCGCCTCTACCACCTGCCCGCCCGCCTCGCCGACCACGCCCGACGCCGATGGCTGCGCATCGACGCGACCTGGCCCTGGGCCCAAGCGTTCACCACCTGCTGGCAGCGGCTCAGTGCGTTGTGGCAAACCGGATCTTGTTCGAGCGGCAGCGGGTGATGATCTGGACGGAGGTTCGGGTGCGGTCGCGGGCATGAGAGAACGGGCCCCTTGGTAGTGACGCGGTTACGACACCAGCACGACCAAGGAAGCCCGTTGCCTGATCAGTTGAGCAGTATCTCTGTGCATGCGTCCACCGCGGTCACCCCTGGGTGTGACTGCTACGTGCACCGGTTCGGTTCGCTCGCTCCGGGACGGCGGGCAGGCTGCTATCCGAGTGACATGACGGATGCGGAGTGGGCCGAGGTCCGCGCCGCGATGCCGGTGCCGGCCTGGCTCCTGAAGCGGGGCGGGCGTCCGGAGGCGTACTGCCACCGGACAATGCTCGACGCGGTGCGCTACCTGGTCGACAACGGCGTGAAGTGGACGGCTCTGCCGGTCGATTTCCCGTACTGGCGGGCGGTCTACGACTTCTTCCGCCGCTGGCGGGCCTACGACTATGCGCGTGAACTGTACGAACGCCTGCGATGTTCGGCGAGGGAGCGCGCCGGCCGCAACGCCGAGCCCAGTGCGGGCATCATCGACAGTCAGTCGGTGGACGCCTCCGAGACCGTCGGCGAGGACAGCCGCGGATACGACGGCGGCAAGTCACGTGACGGCCGCAAGCGTCACATCCTGACCGACACCGAGGGCCTGCTCCTGGAAGTGACCGTGACCACGGCCGATGTGCACGACTCCAAGGCCGCCCCCGCACTGCTGGAGACGTTCATGCAGCAGCCGGGCCGGCTGCTGCAACTGGTGTGGGTCGACAGCGCCTACCAGGGTCCGGCGCTGGCGAAGGCGTTCGCCCGTCACGGAGTCCGGACCGAGGTCGTGCGCCGCTCCGACGGACAACGCGGATTTGTCGTACTGGCCCGCAGGTGGGTCGTGGAGCGGACGCTGAGCTGGCTGGCCCGCTCACGCCGCCTCAACCGCGACCACGAACGCCGCCCCGACCACCATGCCCAGATGGTGTGGTGGGCCGCCGTGATCAGACTTTCCCGGCGCCTGGCCGCAGACGCTCCGCGCTGGCCGGAGAAGCGTCCCGGCCGACTGCTCCGGGCGCGGGCATGAACCGTCCGTCCTTCGCCCGCACCAGCCAGCCCCGCTTCTCCAGCACATAGGCACGGTGCCGGATCTTCTCCACCTCGTTCTTGATCTCCGCTTCCCGGCCCACCGCCCGCGTCAGCTCCACCCCGTTCACCGGCCCCGAAGCGGCCACCACCGCGGCGAACACCTCCCGATACAAGCCGCCGAGCACCTCCTCGCCCATGCCCGACCGCCACACCGGCGGCCGCTCGCCATGCCCCGCGCCCGGGCCGCCCGATCCCACGGCGACAGCCATCTCACCACCGGACGGCACCAGAACCGGCGTATTTACCGGGCTCTCCACGGCCAGCACCGACACAAGCTCCTCACGCCCCACCCGGGCCCGCTCGACCCGCTCCCGCGCGGCATCCACCTCCGCCTGAGCCTGCTCCAGGACCTCCGTCCAGGACTCCAGATCCTGCCTCGCCCGCGCCTCACGCTGTTCCATCAACCCCAGCACCGACGGCATCGCACCCTCCTCGATCCACAACAAGCCGTCCGCTGCCTGCCCCTACCCCAAGGCGATCATGCCCCGCACACGAAGAAGCCCCTGCTCATCGAACAGGGACTCCCTTTGCCACAACGCACTCACCGCCCTCCCAGCTGTCACCTGACAGCCGGGCACTGCCCCGACAAACACCAGGAAGGAGAAGACCGGCAGCACTCCGGGCCCGTGGAACCCGGCGCACCCGCGGCGTCACGCGACGGCCCACCTCGAACGGCCCGAGGACATTACGGGCGAACTGCCGAGCAGGCCAGCCACCGAACCCCGCTGACGAATCGAGGGCAACAGCCCCGAGAACACCACATCTACAAGCTCGTTGACATCTCGCATGTAAATGTCAACGACCTTGGCAACCCTCCGTCACCACCGAATATGAGACAGGGCCGTTAAATTGACACACCCGCGCCGGTTCGAACACGGTGGCCGACCACCTGCGGGTGTTGCGTTTTGGGCGGGTCAGAGAGAGATATGACACGCGGAAGTTAGAATACAGCGACGACTTGCGGATATGAGAAAGGCAGGGCCATGCGAATCGAAGGCGCGTGGGCCATGCAGCCCCCCATTTTGTCTGACAGTCGGGGAACATTTCATGAGTGGTACCGCGCGGAAGACTTCCGGGCCACCCTCGGACACGAACTGACGTTCGCTCAGGCGAACTGCTCGGTGTCCAGGCGCGGGGTGATCCGTGGCGTCCACTTCTCGGATGTGCCGCCGGGCCAGGCCAAGTACGTGAAGTGTGTGCGCGGGGCGGTCCTTGATGTTGTCGTTGACATCCGTATCGGATCCCCGACCTACGGAGAGTGGGAGGGCGTACGGCTCGATGACATCAACCATCAGGCCGTCTACCTGGCCTCAGGATTGGGTCATGCCTTCATGGCACTGACTGACGAGGCGACGGTCGTCTATGTCTGCTCGGAGCGCTACGCGCCGGAACGTGAGCACGCGATCCATCCCCTCGACCCGGCACTCGGCATTGCCTGGCCTCAAGGACTGGAGCATGTTCTCTCTGCCAAGGACAGCCGGGCGCCGACGCTCGCTCAAGCCCGGAGTAGTGGGCTACTGCCGCGATACGAGGACTGCATCGTGCAAACGATCCGGCCGAACGGGCGGGTTCACTGACCCGGGCCGTACGTCTCTGCCTCTGGGCTCATGCCCAGCGCCGGCCGCCGAGGGTCTCGGCGAACGCGACGGACAGGGCGTCACGCCATGGCCGGATCGGTGCGATGCCCACCTCTTTCCAGCGGTTGTGTGCCAGCACGCTGTACGCGGGACGGGGTGCGGCCGTTGGGAATGCCCTACTGGTCGTCGCCCGGACCCGGGCGGGGTCGGCGCCTAGCAGGCGGAATACCTCCTGCGCGAGGGCGAACCACGTCGTCTGGCCGCGACTGGTGGCGTGGAAGATGCCGGTGGAGTGAGTATTTCGTCCGAGAGCGATGACACGATCCGCGACATCGCCTGCCCAGGTGGGCTGTCCATGTTGGTCGGCGACGACATCTACTGCCGCTTGTTCCCTCTCCAGACGGGCCATGGTGCGTAGGAAGTTGGCACCGTGCGCTCCGTAGAGCCAGGCGGTGCGGACGACTGCGCTGGCGTCGGGCAGGGTACTGAGAACGGCCCGTTCCCCGGCGAGCTTGGTGCGTCCGTACGCGGTTCGCGGAGCGGGTTCGTCCGCTTCGTCGTAGGGCCATGCGGAGTCTCCGGGGAAGACGTAGTCGGTCGAGATATGGATGAGACGGGCGTCAAGTGCGGCGCAGGCCTCGGCGAGGTGGCGGGCCCCGTCGGCGTTGACACGGTATGCGTCGTCCTCGTTGGATTCGGCCTGGTCGACCGCTGTCCAGGCGGCGCAGTTGACGACAATGTCGGGCCTGGTGTCGGCACATGCACGCCGCACGGCCTTGGCGTCGGTAATGTCGAGCCGGTGGCGGGTGGTCGCGGCCACGGAGTCGCCGTCGTGCCGGAGCCGATGAACGATTTCCTGGCCGAGCATGCCGCGCGCGCCTGTGACGAGCCACCTCATGGTCGGGCTCCCACGCTGGCGCGGGCCTTCAGTGGCTCCCACCAGGGCCGGTTTTCGCGGTACCACTGGACGGTTTCGGTCAGTCCGGTCGCGAAGTCCCTGCGTGGCCGGTATCCGAGTTCGCGTTTGATTTTGGAGTAGTCGAGGGCGTAGCGGCGGTCATGTCCCTTGCGGTCCACGGCGTACTCGACGCTGTCCCAGCCGCTGCCACAAGCTGACAGAAGGTGCTCCGCCAGCTCGCGATTGGTCATGGCGGTGCCACCGCCGATGTTGTAGATCTCCCCTGGGCGCCCCGCGCGCCGGACGAGTTCGATGGCGTTGATGTGGTCGTCGA
Coding sequences:
- a CDS encoding helix-turn-helix domain-containing protein, whose translation is MGALLATTVRQALRQAAALTPADTGRLSGIVVDLVDAVLAHELESGPETAPSCTGETMLLRVRDFMLRHLADPKLSPAIIAAAHSMSVRSLHRLFEAEGATVSAWIRERRLEHCRRDLADPLRGRQPIRAIAARRGFTDQASFSRAFRSAYGLSPQEYRQQCFGGWERPLKLRWHTLKVRQHGTSALGGVDQGRRPVTLKSLRT
- a CDS encoding IS1380 family transposase, yielding MSKSTGWDRRLSVVADGKRLIGHAGAVLLRRCADRTGLTGALAKELPSSTAAIWRERAGVLVHLAVAIALGAANLSEAEQLQLHHRPLFGPSASDSTARRTLAALDETVLAKIAKARARVRRHVWSLLRLRPGGFPWLTVAGKRLTGWIVIDIDATIITSASKKAGAAVTFKKTFGFHPLAAWCANTTESLAMLLRPGNAGANTVADHIRVLTDALAQIPGSSAAKILIRLDGAGATHGLLEHLEALNTTRRTVRYTVGWTITEDDEKAIAKLPKSAWETSLHQDGSLQEGYFVAELTGLNTREGWPEGMRLIVRRVRPTRRHLKKLTAFEKKTGWRYCITATNIRHMWGIAGSGHSQFLDVLHRSHAKVEDRVRTNKATGLDNLPSASWEVNRGWMLAANLAADLDAWVRLLALHDIEGLADAEPKTMRFRLYHLPARLADHARRRWLRIDATWPWAQAFTTCWQRLSALWQTGSCSSGSG
- the rfbC gene encoding dTDP-4-dehydrorhamnose 3,5-epimerase, with protein sequence MRIEGAWAMQPPILSDSRGTFHEWYRAEDFRATLGHELTFAQANCSVSRRGVIRGVHFSDVPPGQAKYVKCVRGAVLDVVVDIRIGSPTYGEWEGVRLDDINHQAVYLASGLGHAFMALTDEATVVYVCSERYAPEREHAIHPLDPALGIAWPQGLEHVLSAKDSRAPTLAQARSSGLLPRYEDCIVQTIRPNGRVH
- a CDS encoding IS5 family transposase — protein: MTDAEWAEVRAAMPVPAWLLKRGGRPEAYCHRTMLDAVRYLVDNGVKWTALPVDFPYWRAVYDFFRRWRAYDYARELYERLRCSARERAGRNAEPSAGIIDSQSVDASETVGEDSRGYDGGKSRDGRKRHILTDTEGLLLEVTVTTADVHDSKAAPALLETFMQQPGRLLQLVWVDSAYQGPALAKAFARHGVRTEVVRRSDGQRGFVVLARRWVVERTLSWLARSRRLNRDHERRPDHHAQMVWWAAVIRLSRRLAADAPRWPEKRPGRLLRARA
- the rfbD gene encoding dTDP-4-dehydrorhamnose reductase, which gives rise to MRWLVTGARGMLGQEIVHRLRHDGDSVAATTRHRLDITDAKAVRRACADTRPDIVVNCAAWTAVDQAESNEDDAYRVNADGARHLAEACAALDARLIHISTDYVFPGDSAWPYDEADEPAPRTAYGRTKLAGERAVLSTLPDASAVVRTAWLYGAHGANFLRTMARLEREQAAVDVVADQHGQPTWAGDVADRVIALGRNTHSTGIFHATSRGQTTWFALAQEVFRLLGADPARVRATTSRAFPTAAPRPAYSVLAHNRWKEVGIAPIRPWRDALSVAFAETLGGRRWA
- a CDS encoding transposase family protein, with protein sequence MTDVLAWTIERRLELAKRAELLRKELGELETEVARLEAAEVVFGQWAEATDGGRRPPGIVSPEPEPEPEPEPEPEPEPAVVTVGPGAGGMRVVPDRVEGMGLEVLTSEYRRIMEIVAGADGPVMAKNVALGLGREASPAKIEPVRGQLRKLVREAGLGALADLGFVGLDDKPEDDPVIITGRKATRNHKLTVAEREANRLVSRERAANEHGFANLKSWRILTKLRTDTRQATTLLRALLVLANSEVQR
- a CDS encoding XRE family transcriptional regulator gives rise to the protein MSLFGDGLDAAVQKAFTRPAPKSAPAQMRYLVKQLKGTKPVAQMLRISQRTVERYVKDQIKKPRPALAVRLEHEVKRRWQPQIRAKARQRAATTGGIVVDTRARIGYTAPVGSTDEDRIRHLTVALPPQYAARLFEAQEHGATEQRLRQIAAEGLKEVYFQDGGRRAGQLEHVRFTDIEHLEFDL